From the genome of Desulfovibrio gilichinskyi, one region includes:
- a CDS encoding aldo/keto reductase codes for MKNSFIPNIVLNDQSTMPALGFGTYMLNGSAGVASIVSAIKAGYRMLDSAFKYENEGTLGKSIVESGVSREELYIISKLPGRHHRYAEALYTIEESLYRMRLDYFDLYLIHWPIPRLGLYVEAWQALIEAKKRGLIRSIGVCNFLPEHLQKLIDETGVTPVTNQVELHPYFPQQKLRDWHKEHGIVTQSWSPLGRASKVLQEPVIKEISEKYGKTVPQVILRWHTQLDAVPLPKSTSYDRQIENLSIFDFELTPEDIAAICSLAKPDGRRQDRHPALHEEF; via the coding sequence ATGAAAAACTCTTTCATTCCGAATATTGTCTTAAATGATCAATCAACTATGCCGGCTTTAGGGTTTGGAACATATATGCTGAACGGTTCCGCGGGAGTTGCTTCCATAGTAAGTGCAATCAAAGCAGGATACAGAATGCTTGATTCTGCTTTCAAATATGAAAATGAAGGAACACTTGGGAAATCAATTGTAGAAAGCGGAGTGAGCCGCGAAGAACTGTATATCATTTCAAAACTTCCCGGTCGCCATCATCGGTATGCTGAAGCTTTATATACTATAGAAGAGTCGCTCTACCGGATGCGGCTTGATTATTTCGATCTGTATCTGATCCACTGGCCTATCCCGCGGCTGGGATTATACGTCGAGGCATGGCAGGCTCTTATAGAGGCAAAAAAACGTGGTCTTATCCGCAGTATCGGGGTCTGCAATTTTTTGCCGGAACATCTGCAAAAACTAATTGATGAAACTGGAGTAACGCCAGTCACCAATCAGGTGGAATTGCACCCATATTTCCCGCAGCAAAAATTGCGAGATTGGCATAAGGAGCATGGCATTGTCACCCAGTCATGGAGTCCACTGGGAAGAGCAAGCAAGGTTTTGCAAGAACCTGTCATCAAAGAAATAAGTGAAAAATACGGAAAAACTGTACCACAGGTAATCCTGCGCTGGCATACACAACTGGATGCTGTTCCGCTTCCAAAATCAACTTCCTATGATCGGCAGATTGAAAATCTATCAATTTTTGACTTTGAACTAACACCTGAGGACATAGCCGCAATCTGCTCGCTGGCAAAACCTGACGGACGCAGGCAGGATCGGCATCCTGCGTTGCATGAGGAATTTTAG
- a CDS encoding ATP-binding protein, translated as MTTNDNTDMVNFEFSVGMEIPYEIRFLGLALECMTEFFVGAGCVSKESKELRLALEETLAFLIRSYPGSESWERIRMEFQLQTDSIAEISITNAGPPVHLDRIPKHNPENPEDSDGLWYFLASKVVDELSFKNQGKNGWLVIIRKSLSEVLFENRTPANDSGDISAPKRSFTTRLAVPDDAAALVDLTYDTYRYSYPSDDFYHVSKLRQALENREIISIVVESEGALVGNSSLAFFPETPRCGYSGSLMVKRSFRQSRAILYLLKEVKKYISNSSEEIDLYYATTVTTHTGSQKAGVKTGFSPLALLFSICTEVDLRGMKVSSNDRITFLLCVCFTSSPKMPVVYLPERHHAVMSGLLAQAGYNSILSCEEVAPVDAHSGLAVTEDDGESCAYIELSRLGLDFVERIQKRIFGLKAKGMQAVIVLIPAWRPIPPALDQEMARLNAFFGGIKPVSAEECYLVYCTLSRTVDFDKIRIVDPLAENLKEHCRILYQEVLVEDPE; from the coding sequence ATGACAACGAATGATAACACTGATATGGTGAATTTTGAATTTTCTGTGGGCATGGAAATACCATATGAGATTAGATTTTTAGGTCTTGCCTTGGAGTGTATGACTGAATTCTTCGTAGGAGCAGGCTGTGTTTCGAAGGAGTCAAAAGAGTTGCGTCTGGCTCTCGAAGAAACTTTGGCGTTTTTAATTCGTTCGTATCCGGGGTCAGAGTCTTGGGAGCGAATACGTATGGAGTTTCAGCTCCAGACTGACAGCATAGCCGAAATATCCATAACTAATGCTGGACCACCAGTGCATCTGGACCGGATACCTAAGCATAATCCTGAAAATCCAGAGGACTCGGACGGCCTGTGGTACTTTTTGGCCAGCAAGGTCGTTGATGAACTCTCGTTTAAGAATCAAGGCAAAAACGGGTGGCTGGTAATCATCCGTAAATCTTTGTCCGAGGTGTTATTTGAAAATAGGACTCCTGCCAATGATTCCGGAGATATTTCCGCGCCGAAACGATCATTTACGACTAGATTGGCCGTTCCGGATGATGCCGCCGCGCTTGTAGACCTGACCTATGACACGTATCGGTATTCCTATCCGTCTGACGATTTTTACCACGTTTCCAAGCTGCGTCAGGCATTGGAAAATCGTGAAATTATATCCATTGTGGTTGAGTCGGAAGGTGCTCTGGTTGGAAACTCTTCTTTGGCCTTCTTCCCGGAAACGCCTCGTTGCGGGTATTCCGGCTCTTTAATGGTCAAGCGGTCTTTTCGGCAATCGCGGGCAATTCTCTATCTATTGAAAGAAGTTAAAAAATATATTTCCAATAGTTCCGAAGAGATAGATCTTTACTATGCGACGACAGTCACAACTCACACAGGCTCTCAGAAAGCGGGGGTTAAAACTGGATTTTCACCACTAGCTCTGCTTTTTTCAATATGCACGGAGGTTGATCTCCGCGGCATGAAAGTCTCAAGCAACGATCGAATAACTTTTCTCCTTTGTGTCTGTTTCACCTCAAGTCCGAAAATGCCGGTGGTGTACTTGCCGGAACGGCATCATGCTGTCATGTCAGGCTTGCTCGCTCAGGCCGGATACAATTCCATCTTGTCGTGTGAAGAGGTTGCACCTGTTGATGCGCATTCTGGGTTAGCCGTAACGGAAGATGACGGGGAAAGCTGTGCTTATATTGAGTTAAGCAGGCTGGGGCTTGATTTTGTGGAACGGATACAAAAAAGGATATTCGGATTGAAAGCTAAGGGTATGCAGGCTGTTATTGTTCTCATTCCTGCTTGGCGCCCAATACCGCCCGCTCTCGATCAAGAGATGGCTCGTCTCAATGCTTTTTTTGGAGGCATAAAGCCTGTGTCCGCCGAAGAATGTTATCTTGTTTATTGTACACTCTCCAGAACAGTTGATTTTGATAAAATACGCATCGTGGATCCGCTGGCCGAGAATCTTAAGGAACATTGCCGTATTCTTTATCAAGAGGTCTTGGTCGAAGATCCTGAGTAA
- a CDS encoding PaaI family thioesterase → MLEIKTHGKIDQSLCGEPVLLEQGRCEVRLICTKNMEADTSGLVHGGFIFGMADYAAMLAVNEPNVVLASAETQFLKPTRVTDELIAKAHDTTPAERKHLVQVEVFCKDELVFTGMFTCFVTKQHVLANA, encoded by the coding sequence ATGCTGGAAATAAAAACACACGGTAAGATTGATCAATCGTTATGCGGCGAACCTGTCTTGCTAGAGCAAGGACGATGTGAAGTTCGCTTAATATGCACTAAAAACATGGAAGCAGACACAAGCGGTCTGGTTCACGGCGGATTCATATTCGGGATGGCGGATTATGCGGCAATGCTTGCAGTCAATGAGCCTAATGTCGTTTTAGCATCGGCGGAAACTCAGTTCTTAAAACCCACCCGTGTCACGGATGAACTTATTGCCAAAGCTCACGACACAACTCCTGCGGAACGCAAACATCTCGTGCAAGTGGAAGTTTTTTGTAAAGATGAACTTGTATTTACAGGCATGTTCACTTGCTTTGTCACTAAACAGCATGTGCTGGCAAACGCTTAA
- a CDS encoding DUF6506 family protein, with product MSTPLKAAFIFVAPGGDPEKHRNWVVTEGVELLAIAVSNYEQAEILAPELVEKEGIVAIELCGGFGSVGTARVAAAVNVPVGVVRFDIHPGLNNVSGDKIFK from the coding sequence ATGAGTACGCCACTTAAAGCCGCTTTTATTTTTGTCGCTCCCGGCGGTGATCCTGAAAAGCACAGAAACTGGGTTGTCACAGAAGGAGTAGAGCTTCTTGCGATTGCCGTCAGCAATTATGAGCAGGCCGAAATTTTAGCTCCTGAACTTGTAGAAAAAGAAGGCATTGTCGCTATTGAGCTTTGCGGCGGGTTTGGATCAGTCGGCACTGCGCGTGTCGCGGCTGCAGTAAATGTGCCTGTAGGCGTGGTCCGTTTTGATATTCATCCCGGCTTAAATAATGTCAGCGGGGATAAAATTTTTAAATAA
- a CDS encoding GNAT family N-acetyltransferase, with translation MDSEKLKKGNIDNLTTLWKKMGAKAQVTTAQVVYYLASRWPNRCWFDWDTDFISGINSVLDVLRPDQIVPVWDKSGNKIGKREQDLIDNGFGIMLEQTAMVLSANDFPKQDSSVNNIKLVSSTEDIESWVSVGSKAFGYQIDPHVISKLVSDDDIKLFIYYCENTPAGTALLCKTSEVIGVHQVGVAPAFQGKRIGSSLMKYLIPVCKEWQGEFITLQASAAGKGLYERLGFKPQFMIRSYRRK, from the coding sequence ATGGATAGTGAAAAGTTAAAAAAAGGAAATATCGATAATCTGACAACACTTTGGAAAAAAATGGGGGCGAAGGCACAAGTAACTACAGCGCAAGTAGTTTATTACTTAGCTTCAAGGTGGCCTAACCGATGTTGGTTTGACTGGGATACAGATTTTATTAGTGGCATTAACAGTGTGTTGGATGTTCTCAGACCAGATCAAATAGTGCCTGTATGGGATAAATCTGGAAATAAAATAGGTAAACGTGAGCAGGATCTGATAGATAACGGGTTTGGCATAATGCTTGAGCAGACTGCCATGGTTTTGAGCGCAAATGATTTTCCAAAACAGGATTCATCGGTAAATAATATTAAATTGGTCAGTTCCACTGAGGATATCGAAAGTTGGGTGAGTGTTGGCAGTAAAGCTTTCGGATATCAGATTGACCCGCATGTTATAAGTAAACTTGTTTCTGATGATGATATAAAACTATTCATATATTATTGTGAGAACACACCCGCCGGCACTGCATTGCTCTGCAAAACATCCGAAGTCATCGGAGTTCATCAAGTTGGCGTGGCACCTGCGTTTCAGGGGAAAAGAATTGGTTCTTCTTTAATGAAGTATCTGATTCCAGTGTGCAAGGAATGGCAGGGGGAATTTATCACCCTGCAAGCTTCAGCCGCGGGTAAAGGACTTTACGAACGTCTCGGTTTTAAACCTCAATTTATGATTAGAAGCTACCGCCGTAAGTAA
- a CDS encoding methyl-accepting chemotaxis protein translates to MQIKMTVGRKIGSGFFIVTLLAAIVGYVGINSINTVYSAMQNFMVVSNVDMVMNEAVVENALVLNKAMTVMSLRGNKADAENLAKTFYNIEKGLNKWDRTITGQPDLIKGSASVKENIKKINDVSTQLATVKKEVIDIQTKWDGLVNDILSFLKTTMADIIDPHKAKAEQSADIGEMIHWSSVDMVMNEDVITNVLALKSASHDYIAAGTKKSLTDYVNALAKAEKGLLKWRETISGLPEMEKAADKIESDLVEYTKEGEKLTEHLREIKEIDTTVEAETSDLLLTLTKIMDTTIDPNKKISEDNAHTAYSDARIIVLGLLACVIILSTTIGYLITKLITNALTASVTFAEKIAHGNLDASINITANDETGHLARQLNFMKDKLREIVGGVQDGASGVSAGSEELSATSESVSQGAVEQAASAEQVTASIEEMVESIRNNSDSAQQTSQIAARTAVKAEEGGSAVHQTAIAMKEIADKIKIIEEIARQTNLLALNAAIEAARAGEHGKGFAVVASEVRKLAERSGSAAQEIHEFSISSVQVAERAGTLLSDILPDIKQTSEMIQEIAATNNELSNTADQVAVAVSELDKVIQANTSAAEEMASTSEQLYAQAAQLADNVNYFRMNEQHSHYASNTVADVLTSRSGNIGIDMSENEFDHF, encoded by the coding sequence ATGCAAATTAAAATGACTGTCGGTCGGAAAATAGGAAGTGGCTTTTTTATAGTTACTTTACTCGCCGCAATCGTCGGATACGTCGGAATAAATTCCATAAACACTGTATACTCTGCCATGCAGAACTTCATGGTTGTGAGTAATGTTGATATGGTCATGAATGAAGCTGTAGTGGAAAACGCTTTAGTTTTAAATAAAGCCATGACTGTTATGTCCCTCAGAGGAAATAAGGCTGATGCGGAGAATCTAGCAAAAACTTTTTACAACATCGAAAAAGGTCTTAATAAATGGGACCGGACCATTACCGGACAACCGGACCTGATTAAAGGATCCGCGTCAGTTAAGGAAAACATTAAAAAAATTAATGACGTGTCTACACAGTTAGCAACAGTCAAAAAAGAAGTGATAGACATCCAGACTAAATGGGATGGCCTTGTGAACGATATTTTATCTTTTCTGAAAACGACTATGGCCGACATCATCGACCCGCATAAAGCCAAAGCAGAACAATCAGCAGATATAGGGGAAATGATTCACTGGTCGTCAGTGGACATGGTTATGAACGAGGATGTTATTACAAATGTATTAGCACTCAAATCGGCCTCACATGACTATATTGCAGCTGGTACAAAAAAGTCACTGACAGATTATGTCAATGCTCTGGCGAAAGCTGAAAAAGGTCTTTTAAAATGGCGTGAAACCATTTCCGGATTACCTGAAATGGAAAAAGCTGCTGACAAAATTGAGTCTGACCTAGTCGAATACACCAAAGAGGGTGAAAAATTAACAGAGCATTTAAGAGAAATTAAAGAAATAGACACCACCGTTGAAGCTGAAACTTCTGATCTGCTCCTGACACTGACGAAGATCATGGACACAACCATTGATCCTAATAAAAAAATATCTGAAGATAATGCACATACAGCTTATTCCGATGCCAGAATCATAGTTCTCGGTTTGCTGGCTTGCGTAATTATCTTATCAACAACCATTGGTTATCTGATCACAAAGCTGATAACCAACGCTCTTACAGCAAGTGTAACCTTTGCCGAAAAAATAGCTCATGGTAATCTCGACGCATCCATAAATATCACTGCAAACGACGAGACAGGCCATCTCGCCCGGCAGCTTAATTTTATGAAAGACAAACTGCGTGAAATCGTAGGCGGAGTTCAAGACGGAGCCTCAGGCGTTTCCGCCGGAAGTGAAGAGCTATCCGCCACATCAGAATCAGTTTCGCAGGGTGCCGTGGAACAGGCCGCTTCTGCAGAACAAGTTACAGCCTCCATTGAAGAAATGGTCGAATCTATCAGAAATAACTCCGACAGCGCACAGCAGACAAGCCAGATTGCGGCGCGCACAGCCGTTAAAGCGGAAGAAGGCGGCAGTGCTGTCCACCAGACCGCAATAGCGATGAAAGAAATCGCTGATAAAATCAAAATCATCGAAGAGATAGCACGGCAAACCAACCTACTCGCTCTTAATGCTGCTATCGAAGCAGCCCGCGCCGGAGAGCATGGAAAAGGATTTGCGGTGGTAGCCTCTGAAGTTCGCAAACTGGCTGAACGAAGCGGATCGGCAGCACAAGAAATTCATGAGTTTTCGATTTCCAGCGTACAAGTGGCAGAACGTGCCGGAACTTTGCTTAGCGATATACTCCCGGATATTAAACAAACTTCAGAAATGATTCAGGAAATAGCAGCAACAAACAATGAGCTTTCCAATACCGCGGACCAAGTTGCAGTAGCTGTTTCAGAACTGGATAAAGTGATCCAAGCCAATACTTCTGCCGCGGAAGAAATGGCTTCTACATCAGAACAACTGTATGCACAGGCTGCTCAATTAGCAGATAATGTAAATTATTTCCGCATGAACGAACAGCATAGCCACTATGCATCTAATACCGTGGCAGACGTGCTCACCTCGCGAAGCGGAAATATTGGAATAGACATGAGCGAAAACGAGTTCGATCATTTTTAG
- a CDS encoding metal-sulfur cluster assembly factor, with protein sequence MHSCNYKPIITSHNTLVFIVIFTLAISFLVTSYTSATADDFKQNSTNQTIKHHLSTSQLTATECEKNIFQALKKINDPELNINIVDLGLIKEIKCPDETETLSITIILTSPFCPYIKDLIADIRKTVSETAPNKKNTVIVDTKTRWKPSRMTKEGRKQLWGSE encoded by the coding sequence ATGCATTCATGTAACTACAAGCCCATTATAACCAGTCATAACACATTAGTATTTATTGTTATTTTTACATTAGCAATTTCTTTTCTCGTTACTTCATATACATCTGCCACTGCTGATGATTTTAAGCAAAATTCAACAAATCAAACTATAAAACATCATTTATCCACTTCTCAGCTTACAGCAACTGAATGCGAAAAAAACATATTTCAAGCTCTAAAAAAGATTAACGATCCGGAGCTTAATATTAACATTGTTGATTTAGGATTAATAAAAGAAATCAAGTGTCCTGATGAAACCGAGACGCTGTCTATTACTATCATTTTGACCTCTCCGTTTTGCCCTTACATAAAAGATCTTATTGCGGATATTCGCAAAACAGTAAGTGAAACAGCTCCCAATAAAAAAAACACGGTTATTGTAGATACCAAAACAAGATGGAAACCTTCGCGTATGACAAAAGAAGGCCGCAAACAACTTTGGGGAAGTGAGTGA
- a CDS encoding radical SAM/SPASM family putative metalloenzyme maturase, protein MTTIDFEVAKTTDIKALRPFPSKMQIEVTTRCNMHCSMCVKYAPESDIIEADLDFETFKRLKPAFEHCEGLVLNGIGEPLLHPQLSEMVAYARENMPEKSWIGFQTNGLLLTENLADSLVNAGADTFCISVDSLESENGKSVEIHGQSSVDRLASSFALLKNSGIKYKRELNLGVEFVLMKDSVDQLPNVVRWAAQQGANFMVCSHVLAHGETMQEQSLFNNNTLSATTLFEKWQNRILEMGLDIYNYNNISMKFLKSAADKQLVDMVKKMKLEAQKNNIWINLSSLLEWSKNKYNSTAINLNKICAQAKLQADELGIELRMPDMMARDDLSCHFMEDGAAFVTSKGDVSPCQFLWHGYSCRMDGSAKLVKPWVFGNLAEDDFAEIWRSAKYSEFRSEVLDYAYPYCSNCPIVPCDDITGKSYDFETDCLGAQVPCGHCPWAMGGLQCLL, encoded by the coding sequence ATGACAACAATTGATTTTGAAGTTGCAAAGACAACAGATATCAAAGCACTAAGACCCTTTCCTTCAAAAATGCAGATCGAAGTTACCACCCGCTGCAATATGCATTGCTCCATGTGTGTTAAATATGCACCGGAAAGTGATATCATTGAAGCAGACCTTGATTTTGAAACTTTCAAGAGATTGAAACCCGCCTTTGAACATTGCGAAGGACTGGTTCTTAATGGAATAGGTGAACCTTTGCTCCATCCTCAGTTATCTGAAATGGTAGCATATGCACGGGAAAACATGCCCGAGAAAAGTTGGATAGGGTTCCAGACAAACGGTTTGCTGCTTACGGAAAATCTTGCTGATTCATTAGTCAATGCAGGGGCGGATACTTTTTGCATTTCAGTTGATTCGCTTGAAAGCGAAAATGGTAAGTCTGTTGAAATTCACGGGCAATCAAGCGTAGACAGACTTGCCAGCAGTTTTGCACTTCTTAAAAATTCCGGTATAAAATATAAGCGCGAACTAAATCTCGGCGTCGAATTTGTTCTTATGAAGGATTCTGTTGATCAGTTGCCGAATGTCGTCCGCTGGGCAGCGCAGCAGGGCGCAAATTTCATGGTTTGCTCACATGTTCTAGCCCATGGAGAAACAATGCAAGAGCAATCTCTTTTTAATAACAATACGCTAAGTGCCACTACGCTTTTTGAGAAATGGCAAAACAGAATTCTTGAGATGGGCCTTGATATCTATAACTACAACAATATTTCCATGAAATTTTTAAAATCTGCCGCGGACAAACAGCTTGTCGACATGGTTAAAAAAATGAAACTGGAAGCCCAGAAAAATAACATATGGATTAATCTAAGCAGTTTGCTCGAATGGAGCAAAAACAAGTATAATTCCACAGCAATTAATTTAAATAAAATTTGCGCACAGGCAAAATTACAGGCGGACGAACTGGGTATCGAACTGCGCATGCCGGATATGATGGCAAGAGACGATCTGAGTTGCCATTTTATGGAAGACGGCGCGGCGTTTGTTACATCGAAAGGAGATGTAAGCCCCTGCCAATTCCTATGGCACGGTTATTCCTGCAGAATGGACGGAAGTGCAAAACTGGTCAAGCCATGGGTGTTCGGCAATCTTGCTGAGGATGATTTTGCAGAAATATGGAGATCAGCCAAGTATTCTGAATTCCGCAGTGAAGTGCTTGATTACGCCTACCCCTACTGCTCAAACTGCCCGATTGTTCCTTGTGATGATATCACCGGAAAATCCTATGATTTTGAAACAGACTGTCTGGGTGCGCAGGTTCCATGCGGACACTGTCCTTGGGCTATGGGCGGGCTCCAATGTCTTCTTTAA
- a CDS encoding methyl-accepting chemotaxis protein, translating to MWSKIIKRLDSGVGKKILDNAQTQLATFVTDLKLKRAQEQKRMDASLENIKIMMLMGILLLAGLSLFIIMYNRKIIANQIGGDPNDIADIASRISKSDENISFPDEKTAKGIYLAIIKMHHTLRETFAGMKHEQHEAHERAKMAQQAKLEADEARHEAENAKKEGMLAAANTMEKIVTRVALAAQNLNSQINEVSKGSKVQQQLATETSTAMTEMNATVAEVAQNAAIAASDAENAREQAVSGNKAMSDVEKVIGSIDDQFKILEKELDGLSDKVGDIHSIMNVISDIADQTNLLALNAAIEAARAGEAGRGFAVVADEVRKLAEKTMSATDEVTRAVSAITTATQNNISHMQTTRVEVESSTTMANEARNVLKIILEISDRNFSQAQNIATASEEQASTTEEISRAIESVNATSLETASAMHEASQDIKELAGLTKELEDLVTDMKK from the coding sequence ATGTGGTCTAAGATTATCAAACGTCTGGATTCAGGTGTCGGTAAAAAGATTCTGGATAATGCTCAGACTCAGCTTGCAACATTTGTTACAGACTTAAAACTAAAACGCGCTCAAGAACAGAAGAGGATGGACGCATCCTTAGAAAACATCAAAATAATGATGTTGATGGGCATCCTGCTCCTCGCGGGTCTCAGCCTGTTTATAATAATGTATAACAGAAAAATCATCGCCAACCAGATTGGTGGGGATCCTAACGATATCGCCGATATTGCTTCCAGAATATCCAAAAGTGATGAGAATATTTCTTTCCCGGATGAAAAAACAGCCAAAGGTATTTATCTGGCAATCATAAAAATGCATCATACGCTTAGAGAAACATTTGCAGGCATGAAGCATGAACAGCATGAAGCTCATGAACGTGCGAAAATGGCCCAGCAAGCTAAGCTTGAAGCAGATGAGGCTCGGCATGAAGCAGAAAATGCCAAGAAAGAAGGCATGCTCGCAGCGGCCAACACAATGGAAAAAATTGTCACGAGAGTCGCACTCGCCGCTCAAAACCTGAACAGCCAGATAAACGAAGTATCTAAAGGTTCAAAAGTACAACAACAGCTGGCGACAGAAACCAGCACGGCTATGACCGAAATGAATGCAACTGTCGCCGAAGTTGCTCAAAATGCTGCAATTGCAGCATCAGATGCTGAAAACGCCCGCGAGCAGGCTGTTTCAGGAAACAAAGCTATGTCAGATGTTGAGAAAGTTATCGGCTCCATCGATGATCAGTTCAAGATACTTGAAAAGGAACTTGACGGCCTTAGTGACAAAGTCGGGGACATCCATTCAATTATGAACGTAATTTCAGATATTGCCGACCAGACCAACCTGCTGGCACTTAACGCAGCCATTGAAGCAGCACGGGCCGGTGAAGCAGGACGAGGTTTCGCAGTAGTTGCTGACGAAGTCCGCAAACTTGCCGAAAAGACCATGTCGGCAACTGATGAAGTTACACGGGCTGTTTCTGCCATTACGACAGCAACACAGAATAATATCAGCCACATGCAAACAACCAGAGTAGAAGTGGAAAGCTCAACCACGATGGCTAACGAAGCTCGAAATGTTCTTAAAATCATTTTGGAAATTTCGGACAGAAATTTTTCTCAGGCTCAAAACATTGCAACAGCTTCGGAAGAACAAGCCAGCACTACAGAGGAAATCTCCCGTGCTATTGAAAGCGTTAACGCAACCTCTCTGGAAACAGCATCCGCTATGCATGAAGCATCTCAAGACATTAAGGAACTTGCAGGATTGACTAAAGAATTAGAAGATCTCGTTACTGACATGAAAAAATGA
- a CDS encoding type 1 glutamine amidotransferase domain-containing protein, whose amino-acid sequence MKILMVLTSHDKLGDTGLKTGFWLEEFAAPYYIFKDNNMEVTIASPKGGKPPLDPKSDEPDSQTASTKRFRKDIEAQTQLANTHLLGSIKPSDFDAVFYAGGHGPLWDLAEDITSISLIETFSRQDKPLGLVCHAPGVLRHTKQEDGSPLVKGKRVTGFSNSEEAAVQLTNIVPFLLEDMLKANQGLYNKGEDWASYVEIDGNLVTGQNPASSEAVANEIIKKLRVK is encoded by the coding sequence ATGAAAATTTTGATGGTCCTTACATCCCACGACAAACTTGGAGACACTGGACTTAAAACAGGTTTCTGGCTGGAAGAATTTGCTGCCCCGTATTACATCTTCAAAGACAATAACATGGAAGTCACCATCGCTTCTCCTAAAGGTGGAAAACCTCCTTTGGACCCTAAAAGCGACGAACCTGATTCTCAGACAGCATCCACAAAACGATTTCGTAAAGACATTGAAGCACAAACGCAACTCGCAAACACTCACTTGCTCGGTTCCATCAAACCTTCGGATTTCGATGCCGTTTTTTATGCGGGTGGTCACGGCCCCCTCTGGGATCTTGCCGAAGATATAACTTCAATCTCGCTTATAGAGACTTTTTCCAGACAAGATAAACCGTTAGGACTTGTCTGCCATGCTCCAGGAGTTCTACGGCATACAAAGCAGGAAGACGGATCTCCGCTGGTGAAAGGTAAAAGAGTAACAGGCTTTAGCAATAGTGAAGAAGCAGCTGTACAACTTACAAATATTGTTCCGTTTTTGCTGGAAGATATGCTCAAGGCAAATCAGGGCTTGTATAATAAAGGAGAGGATTGGGCCAGCTATGTTGAAATTGACGGTAACCTTGTGACTGGACAGAACCCTGCATCATCTGAAGCGGTAGCGAATGAAATTATTAAAAAGCTTCGCGTAAAATAA
- a CDS encoding sulfite exporter TauE/SafE family protein, with translation MIIQALSLGASAGLYCMVTCGPTLAPLILASPQKGIQSGLRQVGTFLAGRFLAYGTLGTLAGLAGRIGHDSFAQSNAVFSISQIALGVLLIAQTFYSCTKKKCPGKKMLFGTKKTIFIAGFLNSLVLCPPILLAVSVAMEKGSPLQGLMFFFFFFLATSVYVLPFSLAAIRLNPFFLKQLARVACICTGCFFIYRGVSFLFLKQYLVY, from the coding sequence GTGATAATTCAAGCTCTATCCCTCGGGGCCTCTGCCGGACTATACTGCATGGTCACATGCGGACCGACCTTAGCTCCTTTAATCCTTGCATCACCGCAAAAAGGCATACAATCAGGACTGCGGCAAGTAGGAACTTTTTTGGCGGGTAGATTTCTTGCTTACGGAACACTCGGCACGCTGGCAGGGCTTGCAGGTCGCATAGGTCATGACAGTTTCGCACAAAGTAATGCGGTATTTTCCATTTCTCAAATAGCATTAGGAGTCCTGCTCATCGCCCAGACTTTTTACAGCTGTACGAAAAAAAAGTGTCCGGGAAAAAAAATGTTATTTGGTACAAAAAAAACAATCTTTATTGCAGGTTTTTTAAACAGCCTTGTGCTGTGCCCTCCTATTTTACTTGCTGTAAGCGTGGCTATGGAAAAAGGGAGTCCACTACAGGGGCTTATGTTTTTTTTCTTCTTCTTTCTGGCCACGTCCGTTTATGTATTACCGTTTTCTTTAGCAGCCATACGGCTCAATCCCTTTTTTTTAAAACAACTCGCACGGGTGGCGTGCATTTGCACAGGTTGTTTTTTTATATATCGGGGTGTCTCATTTCTTTTTTTAAAACAGTATCTTGTTTATTAG